The following nucleotide sequence is from Aedes aegypti strain LVP_AGWG chromosome 3, AaegL5.0 Primary Assembly, whole genome shotgun sequence.
ggaaaactCACCTGACACGAATTTCGTGAATACATATGTCGCAAACACCATTCCGGCATGGTGATATGTGTGCAGGAACGTGATCTGATTATTCTTCTTTCGCAGCACAAAGAACACCTGCAAAACATTAGTGACACATTTTAGTGTGACGTGCAGAATTAAATCACATCCCTCCCTCCACTCACTGTATCCAGCAGATCCAGTATCTTCGACAGGTAGTACAGGTACGTAACGAATATGAGCCGTTGCCTGGTTGGGGTTACTTTCTGACTAATCGGTTCGCAGACCCAGTCGTAATCGTCGGAGAAGTATGAATTGGCAAATCCGGTGATTCCGATGTACAAATTCAGGACTATTTGTACTGCATTGTACACgttcattgccgttttcaaaccGAACGGTTGCCGGTTCGCCATCATCTTCTGGCCCCAGTTGTTGACAAATTTGAGATACAGGATTATTATCACCAGCACTGGCCATGGCGACCCGAGCAGAGGGAAATGTTCTACTCGCGGATCTGCAGATATAGAATTGGAA
It contains:
- the LOC5570005 gene encoding elongation of very long chain fatty acids protein 7, which translates into the protein MALVLRSTYNFFTFLFKEYNDPRVEHFPLLGSPWPVLVIIILYLKFVNNWGQKMMANRQPFGLKTAMNVYNAVQIVLNLYIGITGFANSYFSDDYDWVCEPISQKVTPTRQRLIFVTYLYYLSKILDLLDTVFFVLRKKNNQITFLHTYHHAGMVFATYVFTKFVSGSHATLLGLINSFVHVIMYFYYFLTSFRPELRNSIWWKKHITQIQLIQFMVLMAHFGLPLIFGYCNYPAVFLFIGFTQNLFMFTLFADFYLKAYVKTQKDKVKDS